The following proteins come from a genomic window of Eubalaena glacialis isolate mEubGla1 chromosome X, mEubGla1.1.hap2.+ XY, whole genome shotgun sequence:
- the KLHL34 gene encoding kelch-like protein 34 — protein sequence MSYFLSYCKAHGGALLTGYQALRAEGFLCDVTLEAEGSEFPAHRSLLACSSDYFRALFKSHTRESRAPVIHLHVPSAAGLQRLLDFIYTAWLPLSMDTVEDTLEAASYLQVTEALGLCGRYLERQLGLENCCFAANVAARFGLVHTLGAAERCIVSHLRELLARGAGPAGLLELNPASLRAVLGAPDVARVPEARLLGLALAWLRQEPEAERLAHCAALLERVRFGLVPTDVLRRVYSGSGLTLPSRVKGLIIQALNYHTSPSRQPLMQGEQTSVRSPQTRILLVGGCRGREVVTEEVVVPRRAARGRGAAAEPEEEEEEEEQVEEEEEEEEEEEEWELTQDVVACDVYNHRWRSLTRLPAPLLGHSVCAAGNFLFVLGGESPSGGGPSPTADGLRAVTAQVHRYDPRFHAWTTVPAMREARSHFWCGAVGEGLLAVGGLGAGGEALASVEMYDLRRDRWTAAGALPRALHGHAGAVGKCGVVYISGGKAGRGEGGASSLRDVFSLGPGEQAWSKRAPMGTARFGHHMAALRGAVFAFLGRYEPFSEIERYDPGTDQWTRLRPLPYDRFCYGLAVVEETVLLLGGLKWRDSRQVPTRNVVGYDLDLDRWEDTGCALPWAWSGLQCAVLQLAEGGDEEREGEPGEAPDLVLGLMG from the coding sequence ATGAGTTACTTCCTGTCTTACTGCAAAGCTCATGGCGGCGCGCTGCTCACCGGCTATCAGGCCCTGCGCGCCGAGGGCTTCCTGTGCGACGTGACTCTGGAGGCCGAGGGCAGCGAGTTCCCGGCGCATAGGTCGCTCCTCGCGTGTTCCAGCGACTACTTCAGGGCCCTGTTCAAGAGCCACACCCGGGAATCCCGGGCGCCCGTGATCCACCTGCATGTGCCGTCCGCGGCCGGCCTGCAGCGCCTGCTGGACTTCATCTACACCGCCTGGCTGCCGCTCTCCATGGACACCGTGGAGGACACGCTGGAGGCCGCCAGCTACCTTCAGGTCACCGAGGCCCTGGGGCTGTGCGGCCGCTACCTGGAGCGCCAGCTAGGCCTGGAGAACTGCTGCTTCGCCGCCAACGTGGCGGCGCGCTTCGGCCTGGTGCACACGCTGGGCGCGGCCGAGCGCTGCATTGTGAGCCACCTGCGGGAGCTGCTGGCGCGGGGCGCGGGCCCCGCCGGGCTGCTGGAGCTCAACCCCGCGTCGCTGAGGGCCGTGCTGGGTGCCCCTGACGTGGCGCGCGTGCCCGAGGCCCGGCTGCTGGGCCTGGCCCTGGCCTGGCTGCGGCAGGAGCCCGAGGCCGAACGGCTGGCCCACTGCGCCGCGCTGCTCGAGCGCGTCCGCTTCGGCCTGGTGCCCACCGACGTGCTGCGGCGCGTGTACTCGGGCTCCGGCCTCACCCTGCCCTCCCGGGTCAAGGGCCTCATCATCCAGGCCCTCAACTACCACACGTCGCCCTCCCGCCAGCCGCTCATGCAGGGCGAGCAGACCAGCGTCCGGAGCCCCCAAACCCGCATCTTGTTGGTCGGGGGGTGCAGGGGGCGGGAGGTGGTGACCGAGGAGGTCGTGGTCCCCCGGCGGGCAGCCAGGGGGAGGGGCGCCGCGGCGGAGCccgaggaagaggaggaggaagaggagcaggtggaggaggaggaggaggaggaggaggaggaggaggagtgggagcTTACCCAGGACGTGGTGGCCTGTGACGTGTACAACCACCGCTGGCGCAGCCTCACGCGGCTGCCCGCTCCGCTACTGGGGCACAGCGTGTGCGCCGCGGGCAACTTCCTGTTCGTCCTCGGCGGGGAGAGCCCGTCGGGCGGCGGCCCCTCCCCCACAGCCGACGGCCTGAGGGCGGTCACGGCCCAAGTGCACCGTTATGACCCGCGCTTTCACGCTTGGACGACTGTGCCCGCTATGCGGGAAGCGCGGTCCCATTTCTGGTGCGGCGCCGTGGGCGAGGGGCTCCTGGCCGTCGGGGGCCTGGGCGCGGGCGGCGAAGCGCTGGCTTCAGTGGAGATGTACGACCTGCGCCGGGACCGCTGGACGGCGGCCGGGGCGCTGCCGCGGGCCCTGCACGGCCACGCGGGGGCCGTCGGGAAGTGCGGCGTCGTGTACATCTCCGGGGGCAAGGCGGGGAGAGGCGAGGGCGGCGCGAGCAGCCTCCGGGACGTGTTCTCCCTGGGCCCCGGGGAGCAGGCGTGGAGCAAGAGGGCGCCCATGGGCACGGCCCGCTTCGGGCACCACATGGCCGCACTGCGCGGCGCGGTGTTCGCCTTTCTGGGGCGCTACGAGCCCTTCTCCGAAATCGAGCGCTACGACCCCGGCACCGACCAGTGGACTCGGCTGCGGCCGCTACCCTACGACCGCTTCTGCTATGGGCTGGCCGTGGTGGAGGAGACGGTGCTGCTGCTGGGCGGCCTGAAGTGGCGGGACTCACGCCAGGTGCCTACCCGCAACGTGGTGGGTTATGACCTCGACCTGGACCGCTGGGAGGACACTGGCTGCGCGCTGCCTTGGGCCTGGAGCGGCCTGCAGTGCGCAGTGCTGCAGCTGGCCGAGGGTGGGGacgaggagagggagggagagcccGGAGAGGCGCCAGATTTAGTGCTGGGCTTAATGGGTTAG